The following proteins come from a genomic window of Corallococcus sp. NCRR:
- a CDS encoding GNAT family N-acetyltransferase: MSSLSCRVATAQRELDDALRVRYRVFGEEMRMLGPKRPRAPREADCFDTLRTTSHVVVYAGEEPVATARLLTPNAEVAAFADTVVGLDIEKKLDLSELVAPGRVFAETTRYCVTRSYRNSAVLRLQAGLYRESRRRGVTHWIAAANMETDSQEEADLYFLAAARRGWLSNGFRVRTREFPPPPVEPLAARLTPEERAQAREGGLDELRMPPVLSLFADKMGARFIAPPHFDPAFNRFTVPLVAALDAIPRRTLNLFDSLDADAA; the protein is encoded by the coding sequence ATGTCTTCATTGAGTTGCCGTGTCGCCACAGCGCAGCGCGAACTGGATGACGCGCTCCGCGTCCGTTACCGGGTTTTTGGCGAGGAGATGCGGATGCTGGGGCCCAAGCGGCCCCGGGCCCCGCGCGAAGCGGACTGCTTCGACACGCTCCGCACCACCTCCCACGTCGTCGTCTACGCGGGCGAAGAGCCGGTGGCCACCGCGCGGCTCTTGACGCCCAACGCGGAGGTGGCGGCCTTCGCGGACACGGTCGTGGGCCTGGACATCGAGAAGAAGCTCGACCTGTCGGAGCTCGTCGCGCCGGGCCGCGTGTTCGCGGAGACCACGCGCTACTGCGTCACCCGGAGCTACCGGAACTCCGCCGTGCTGCGCCTCCAGGCCGGCCTGTACCGCGAGAGCCGCCGGCGCGGCGTCACCCACTGGATCGCCGCGGCCAACATGGAGACGGACAGCCAGGAGGAGGCGGACCTCTACTTCCTGGCCGCCGCGCGCCGGGGCTGGCTGAGCAACGGCTTCCGCGTGCGGACCCGGGAGTTTCCCCCGCCGCCCGTGGAGCCGCTGGCCGCCCGGCTCACCCCGGAGGAGCGCGCCCAGGCCCGTGAGGGGGGGCTCGACGAGCTGCGCATGCCGCCCGTGCTGTCGCTGTTCGCGGACAAGATGGGCGCGCGCTTCATCGCGCCGCCGCACTTCGATCCCGCCTTCAACCGCTTCACCGTGCCGCTCGTCGCCGCGCTGGATGCCATCCCGCGGCGGACGCTGAACCTCTTCGACTCGCTGGACGCCGACGCCGCCTGA
- a CDS encoding iron-containing redox enzyme family protein, translating to MCKQPRHEQTAKTDWLDSLRHEARMLVHELDTTPGVRRLFEGRIRQDDYVHYLIQTYQYVRWSEGFFTESGERTQREGGNPALAELLFQKAREEKGHEQWLLKDLKALGWTEERVERASICPAVRAYVEWNRFTTQSGVPTAFLGTAYVLEYLSVNRAPGSVDRLIAESGIPNIHKAVLFLRGHGAADGDHVADLEAELRKLTSPEEQAALLLSARTTRTLFPKFFREP from the coding sequence ATGTGCAAGCAGCCCAGGCATGAGCAGACGGCGAAGACGGACTGGCTGGACTCCCTGCGGCACGAGGCGCGGATGCTCGTGCATGAGCTGGACACGACGCCGGGCGTCCGGCGCCTCTTCGAGGGGCGCATCCGCCAGGACGACTACGTCCACTACCTCATCCAGACGTATCAGTACGTGCGCTGGAGCGAGGGCTTCTTCACCGAGTCCGGCGAGCGCACCCAGCGCGAGGGCGGGAACCCCGCGCTCGCGGAGCTGCTGTTCCAGAAGGCGCGCGAGGAGAAGGGCCATGAGCAGTGGCTGCTCAAGGACCTGAAGGCCCTGGGCTGGACGGAGGAGCGCGTGGAGCGCGCGTCCATCTGCCCCGCCGTGCGCGCCTACGTGGAGTGGAACCGCTTCACCACGCAGTCGGGCGTGCCCACCGCGTTCCTGGGCACGGCGTACGTGCTGGAGTACCTGTCCGTGAACCGGGCTCCGGGCTCCGTGGATCGGCTCATCGCGGAGAGCGGCATCCCCAACATCCACAAGGCCGTCCTCTTCCTGCGCGGCCACGGCGCCGCGGACGGGGACCACGTGGCGGACCTGGAGGCGGAGCTGCGCAAGCTCACGTCCCCGGAGGAGCAGGCCGCGCTGCTCCTCTCCGCCCGCACGACGCGCACCCTGTTCCCGAAGTTCTTCCGGGAGCCGTGA
- a CDS encoding helix-turn-helix transcriptional regulator, translated as MNLTAHEQGLVLELTQALASSLDLTEVLARAQGVLTRLLPCDYAALCVSRPERPGDYEWMGLGAPGILFAHYPELASDLVSRKELKRHLLYLRCREMGLPLEHVLAVLLDLSEGWHGGFTLYREHALPFSEREQALLEDLTPYLANTVRNCRLFGHESTRGDLLDALFRQQGAECVVMDPPEHEKLRTPGATELLRRWYPEELKADDSRLPQELRDHLARLQAVGTKRPPGMDTWTCSGAKHDLKVTFVELPEQRGHQPWGLVLQECTRALPIPEPWRQKLSPREVEVVQGVLSNWTNELIAEDLGLTLNTVKTHLRNIFPKLGIESRTDLLYQAARRQKPG; from the coding sequence ATGAACCTTACCGCGCACGAACAGGGGCTCGTGCTCGAGCTGACCCAGGCACTCGCCAGCTCACTGGATTTGACGGAGGTCCTGGCGCGCGCGCAGGGAGTCCTCACGCGACTCCTGCCCTGTGACTACGCGGCGCTCTGTGTGTCCAGGCCGGAGCGGCCCGGGGACTACGAGTGGATGGGGTTGGGGGCCCCGGGCATCCTCTTCGCGCACTACCCGGAGCTGGCCTCGGACCTGGTGTCGCGCAAGGAATTGAAGCGCCATCTGCTCTACCTGCGCTGCCGGGAGATGGGACTGCCCCTGGAGCACGTGCTGGCGGTGCTCCTGGACTTGAGCGAGGGCTGGCACGGCGGCTTCACGCTGTACCGCGAGCACGCCCTGCCCTTCTCCGAACGGGAGCAGGCCCTGCTGGAGGACCTGACGCCCTACCTGGCGAACACGGTGCGCAACTGCCGGCTGTTCGGACACGAGTCGACGCGGGGAGACCTGCTGGACGCCCTCTTCCGTCAGCAGGGCGCCGAGTGCGTCGTGATGGATCCACCGGAGCACGAGAAGCTGAGGACCCCGGGAGCGACGGAGCTCTTGCGGCGATGGTATCCGGAGGAGCTGAAGGCGGATGATTCGCGCCTGCCCCAGGAGCTGCGCGACCACCTGGCGCGACTCCAGGCCGTGGGAACGAAGCGTCCCCCGGGCATGGACACGTGGACATGCTCCGGAGCGAAGCACGACCTGAAGGTGACGTTCGTGGAGCTGCCCGAGCAGCGCGGCCACCAGCCCTGGGGACTGGTGTTGCAGGAGTGCACACGGGCCCTCCCGATACCGGAGCCCTGGCGCCAGAAGCTCTCCCCGCGGGAGGTGGAGGTGGTCCAGGGGGTCCTCAGCAACTGGACCAACGAGCTCATCGCCGAGGACCTGGGCCTGACGCTCAACACGGTGAAGACCCACCTGCGCAACATCTTCCCCAAGCTGGGCATCGAGAGCCGCACGGACCTCCTCTACCAGGCCGCCCGGAGGCAGAAGCCGGGCTGA
- a CDS encoding alpha/beta fold hydrolase, with translation MRERICTFGPEQSLVGILTEPDPAKVLPEAPTVVLSNVGLNHHVGPYRLWVELARQLAGRGFSTLRFDLSGLGDSRPRREGGADEFQRAREETRAALDYLEQKKGQKRFVLMGLCSGVDSAHAVTVEDPRVVGAAFIDGYTYRTMGYHLRFQLRYLSPRRWTRFLRKRKLPAQLREAGEADEVYTREYPERARLVRDYKCLLERGVSLCFVFSGGMGLSFNHEGQFYEMLSPLKLEGRVTYAFYPRADHLFSVPEDRAELMRKLTAWAVGTVPPRALAG, from the coding sequence ATGCGCGAGCGCATCTGTACCTTCGGCCCCGAGCAGAGCCTCGTGGGCATCCTCACGGAACCGGATCCGGCGAAGGTCCTGCCGGAGGCGCCCACGGTGGTGCTGTCCAACGTGGGCCTCAACCACCACGTGGGGCCGTACCGGCTGTGGGTGGAGCTGGCGCGCCAGCTGGCGGGGCGCGGGTTCAGCACGCTGCGCTTCGACTTGTCCGGCCTGGGCGACAGCCGCCCGCGCCGGGAGGGCGGCGCCGACGAGTTCCAGCGCGCCCGCGAGGAGACGCGCGCGGCGCTCGACTACCTGGAGCAGAAGAAGGGCCAGAAGCGCTTCGTGCTGATGGGCCTGTGCTCCGGCGTGGACAGCGCGCACGCGGTGACGGTGGAGGATCCGCGCGTGGTGGGCGCGGCCTTCATCGACGGGTACACGTACCGCACGATGGGCTACCACCTGCGCTTCCAGCTGCGCTACCTGAGCCCCCGCCGGTGGACGCGCTTCCTGCGCAAGCGCAAGCTGCCCGCCCAGTTGCGCGAGGCCGGCGAGGCCGACGAGGTCTACACCCGCGAGTACCCGGAGCGCGCGCGGCTGGTGCGGGACTACAAGTGCCTGCTGGAGCGCGGCGTCAGCCTGTGCTTCGTGTTCTCCGGAGGCATGGGGCTGTCCTTCAACCACGAGGGCCAGTTCTACGAGATGCTCTCGCCGCTGAAGCTGGAGGGCCGCGTCACCTACGCCTTCTACCCGCGCGCGGACCACCTCTTCTCCGTGCCGGAGGACCGCGCGGAGCTCATGCGCAAGCTCACCGCCTGGGCCGTGGGTACGGTGCCTCCGCGCGCGCTGGCGGGCTGA
- a CDS encoding alpha/beta fold hydrolase: MTPCFFGTSERQLFGMHHPAQGAERSTGVVLCYPAAQEYMLTHWAFRQLAGMLAREGFHVFRFDYYGTGDSAGEVHEGRVATWVQDIRGAVNELQDLTGVQRVALVGLRLGAALAVRAAVEGLSTAALVLWEPLVEGEAWLQELELLQARRDTRTLYPRPESPLEVREELLGFPFPRALRDDILALDLAALPAWPSTRTHLVASAQKPQYQRLQERLEKTGLPFQHHLVPEEGAGGQESALLSNRILQTITTLLKEAA, encoded by the coding sequence GTGACGCCCTGCTTCTTCGGCACCTCCGAAAGACAGCTCTTTGGCATGCACCACCCCGCGCAGGGCGCCGAGCGCTCCACCGGGGTGGTGCTCTGCTATCCCGCCGCGCAGGAGTACATGTTGACGCACTGGGCCTTCCGGCAGCTGGCCGGGATGCTCGCGCGCGAGGGCTTCCACGTCTTCCGCTTCGACTACTACGGCACCGGCGACTCGGCCGGTGAGGTCCACGAGGGCCGCGTGGCCACGTGGGTCCAGGACATCCGCGGCGCCGTCAATGAATTGCAGGACCTGACGGGCGTGCAGCGCGTGGCGCTCGTGGGCCTGCGGCTGGGCGCGGCGCTCGCGGTGCGCGCCGCCGTGGAGGGGCTGTCCACCGCCGCGCTCGTGCTCTGGGAGCCCCTGGTGGAGGGCGAGGCCTGGCTCCAGGAGCTGGAGCTGCTCCAGGCGCGGCGGGACACCCGCACCCTCTATCCTCGTCCCGAGAGCCCGCTGGAGGTGCGCGAGGAGCTGCTCGGCTTCCCGTTCCCGCGCGCCCTTCGCGACGACATCCTCGCGCTGGACCTGGCCGCGCTGCCCGCGTGGCCCTCCACGCGCACGCACCTGGTGGCCAGCGCCCAGAAGCCCCAATACCAGCGGCTCCAGGAGCGCCTGGAGAAGACGGGCCTGCCCTTCCAGCACCACCTGGTGCCCGAGGAGGGCGCGGGCGGCCAGGAGTCCGCGCTCCTGTCCAACCGCATCCTGCAGACCATCACCACGCTCCTGAAGGAGGCCGCGTGA
- a CDS encoding non-ribosomal peptide synthetase → MKTPATPIQDLPDDFDPFAGPALLLTAPSTEPQREVWTGVQMGPDASCAFNESMSVRLHGPLDVECLRAALQDLSERHEALRTTFSADGLTLCVAASTPFPLEVLALDALPPSERDARVRELVAQEVETPLPLEAGPLLRPRLARLSAQEHLLTLTAHHIVCDGWSMAVMLRDLATFYSAHVRRAPHTLPPAPTFSDYARAQAQLATTPEYAEHERYWLKQFSGSLPVLELPLDRRRPPSKTYSSRREDYALEPALVEQLKRVGAKHGGSFFTTLLAGFKALLHRLTGLEDVVVAIPAAGQSVAGLKDLVGHCVNSLPLRSNVSAEAPFTQVLKQLRTTMLDAYEHQEYTFGTLLKQLALPRDPSRLPLVNVLFNVDQAVTGEQLEFQGLTCTLASNPRHYENFDLFINAAEAHGRVVLECQYNTDLFDGSTVRRWMACYEELLRGVVADVEAPVSRLPLLPAAEKQRVLVDWNATEKPFDRSAFVHTLVAAQAQATPDAVALRAGDVTLTYQQLIQRAHQVANALKQEGVAAGSLVGLFTNRGADMVVGLLGILEAGAGYVPLDPGFPPERLAFMVEDAKLSTILTQQSLVASLPSTSVKPLLIEDTASQPESALPAQDISPEAVAYVIYTSGSTGKPKGVRVPHRAVVNFLGTMQEAPSLSAQDVLLAVTTLSFDIAVLELLLPLTTGAQVVLASRDTASDGALLKAALESNAVTVMQATPSTWRLLLEAGWQPRPGFKALVGGEALPRELAEALLARVGSLWNMYGPTETTVWSTTWRVQPPLSSIRIGRPIANTQLYLLDAHLAPVPVGVAGELYIGGDGVTLGYLHRPELTQERFLPNPFRAGERMYRTGDLARWLADGTVEYLGRNDSQVKLRGFRIELGEVEAALASHPSLAQAVALVREDRPGDRRLVAYLIARPGQTIPADEALRAHLKQGLPEYMVPQHFVALPALPLTPNGKVDRKALPSPQVESQEDAFVAPRDETEQKLAAIFADVLGLRRVSVTADFFRLGGHSLLASQALTRASRDLDVSLTLRRMFEAPTVEKLARLVRGDDGAASPAQRISARAGTAPAPLSLMQQRLWFLEQLNPGTAVYNLPSAFRLHGALDVGALRFSFNKLLERQSSLRTFVRWDEGTPVQHVAPSLTVELEPVDLESVPANTREEDLLRRLQALADESIPITAAPLFRLTLFRLGANEHVLFFMPHHLIWDGWSFDVFLRELDIIYSALTKGQEPKLPTLPIQYADFTEWHRAWLQGEELERQARYWKGKLSGNLPALELPTDKPRPAQMSLKGGTEPFVLTGAEVDALTKLGRESNATLYMVLLTAFKTLLHRYSGQEDLVVGTPIRGRSHPEVEDLLGFFVNTLVLRTQLAPEQTFRQMLERVRTTCMEAFGHQDMPIELLMQQLGVQRDLSRTPLFQTFFTFQDVRNRGSSLGDLTYGQVHVHAHATPLDLSFWVKETANGIVGGMDYNTDLFERDTVVRMLEQIRTLLRAAVSDAEVPVSRMPLLPETEKQRVLVDWNATEKPFDRSAFVHTLVAAQAQATPDAVALRSGAVTLTYQQLIQRAHQVANALKQEGVTAGSLVGLFTERGPDMVVGLLGILEAGAGYVPLDPGFPPERLAFMVEDAQLSLVLTQRALQSTLPSTTAKSLFVEDTTSQADTAPEAPSVTPEAVAYVIYTSGSTGKPKGVRVPHRAVVNFLGTMQEAPSLSAQDVLLAVTTLSFDIAVLELLLPLTTGAQVVLASRDTASDGALLKAALESNAVTVMQATPSTWRLLLEAGWQPLPGFKALVGGEALPRELAEALLARVGSLWNMYGPTETTVWSTTWRVQPPLSSIRIGRPIANTQLYLLDAHLAPVPVGVAGELYIGGDGVTLGYLHRPELTQERFLPNPFRAGERMYRTGDLARWLADGTVEYLGRNDSQVKLRGFRIELGEVEAALASHPSLAQAVALVREDRPGDRRLVAYLVTKPGQAYTDTELRKHLRSQLPQYMVPQHFVELESLPLTPNGKVDRKALPPPAGTTRPAEDAFVAPRTPTEQHLARIWREVLGIAQVGVHDNFFNIGGHSLLSFQVVMRVKKELNQELHPRTLLLNTLEQVASQLTPVAAAPTPTVRTQPVTQTKTAAPETSVPLAQRLFNKLKGKLPGRSD, encoded by the coding sequence ATGAAGACCCCCGCGACCCCGATTCAGGACCTGCCCGACGACTTCGACCCGTTCGCCGGGCCCGCGCTGCTGCTCACCGCGCCGTCCACCGAGCCCCAGCGCGAGGTGTGGACCGGCGTGCAGATGGGCCCGGACGCGTCGTGCGCCTTCAACGAGTCCATGTCCGTGCGGCTGCACGGCCCGCTCGACGTCGAGTGCCTGCGCGCCGCGCTCCAGGACCTGAGCGAGCGGCACGAAGCGCTGCGCACCACGTTCAGCGCGGATGGCCTCACGCTGTGCGTGGCCGCCTCCACGCCCTTCCCGCTGGAGGTCCTCGCGCTGGACGCGCTGCCGCCCTCCGAGCGCGACGCCCGCGTCCGGGAGCTCGTGGCCCAGGAGGTGGAGACGCCGCTGCCCCTGGAGGCCGGGCCGCTCCTGCGTCCGCGCCTGGCGCGGCTGTCCGCGCAAGAGCACCTGCTGACGCTGACCGCGCACCACATCGTGTGCGACGGCTGGTCCATGGCGGTGATGCTGCGCGACCTGGCGACGTTCTATTCGGCGCACGTGCGGCGCGCCCCGCACACGCTGCCGCCCGCGCCCACGTTCAGCGACTACGCCCGCGCGCAGGCCCAGTTGGCCACGACGCCGGAGTACGCCGAGCACGAGCGCTACTGGCTGAAGCAGTTCTCCGGCTCGCTGCCAGTGCTGGAGCTGCCGTTGGACCGGCGCCGCCCGCCGTCCAAGACGTACAGCTCCCGGCGTGAGGACTACGCCCTGGAGCCCGCGCTCGTGGAGCAGCTCAAGCGCGTGGGCGCGAAGCACGGCGGCAGCTTCTTCACCACGCTGCTGGCGGGCTTCAAGGCGCTGCTGCACCGGCTGACGGGGTTGGAGGACGTGGTGGTGGCCATCCCCGCCGCGGGTCAGTCCGTGGCCGGGCTGAAGGACCTGGTGGGCCACTGCGTGAACTCGCTGCCCCTGCGCAGCAACGTCTCCGCGGAGGCGCCCTTCACGCAGGTGCTCAAGCAGCTGCGCACCACGATGCTCGATGCCTACGAGCACCAGGAGTACACGTTCGGCACGCTGCTCAAGCAGTTGGCGCTGCCGCGCGACCCCAGCCGGCTGCCGCTGGTCAACGTGCTGTTCAACGTGGACCAGGCCGTCACGGGCGAGCAGTTGGAGTTCCAGGGCCTCACCTGCACCCTGGCGAGCAACCCGCGCCACTACGAGAACTTCGACCTCTTCATCAACGCGGCCGAGGCCCATGGCCGCGTGGTGCTGGAGTGCCAGTACAACACCGACCTCTTCGACGGCTCCACGGTTCGCCGCTGGATGGCGTGTTACGAAGAATTGCTGCGGGGCGTGGTCGCCGATGTGGAAGCGCCCGTGTCGCGCCTGCCGCTCTTGCCCGCCGCGGAGAAGCAGCGCGTCCTCGTGGACTGGAACGCCACGGAGAAGCCGTTCGACCGGAGCGCCTTCGTCCACACGCTCGTGGCCGCGCAAGCCCAGGCCACGCCTGACGCGGTGGCCCTGCGCGCGGGGGACGTGACGCTCACGTACCAGCAGCTGATCCAGCGCGCCCACCAGGTGGCGAACGCGCTGAAGCAGGAGGGCGTCGCGGCGGGGAGCCTCGTCGGCCTCTTCACGAATCGCGGCGCGGACATGGTGGTGGGCCTGCTGGGCATCCTGGAGGCCGGCGCGGGATACGTCCCGCTCGACCCCGGCTTCCCGCCGGAGCGTCTGGCCTTCATGGTCGAGGACGCGAAGCTCTCCACCATCCTCACGCAGCAGTCCCTGGTGGCGTCCCTGCCCTCCACGAGCGTGAAGCCCCTGCTCATCGAGGACACGGCCTCGCAGCCTGAGTCCGCGCTGCCTGCGCAGGACATCTCGCCCGAAGCCGTGGCGTACGTCATCTACACGTCGGGTTCGACGGGCAAGCCCAAGGGTGTGCGTGTCCCGCATCGCGCGGTGGTGAACTTCCTGGGCACCATGCAGGAAGCGCCCAGCCTCTCTGCTCAAGACGTCCTGCTGGCCGTCACCACGCTCTCCTTCGACATCGCCGTGCTGGAGCTGCTGCTGCCCCTCACCACCGGTGCCCAGGTGGTGCTCGCCTCGCGTGACACGGCTTCCGACGGGGCGCTGCTCAAGGCCGCGCTGGAGTCCAACGCCGTCACCGTCATGCAGGCCACGCCTTCCACCTGGCGCCTGTTGCTGGAGGCCGGCTGGCAGCCGCGCCCTGGCTTCAAGGCCCTTGTTGGTGGCGAGGCGCTTCCGCGTGAGCTGGCCGAGGCGCTGCTCGCCCGCGTCGGCAGCCTGTGGAACATGTACGGCCCCACGGAGACCACCGTCTGGTCCACCACCTGGCGCGTGCAGCCGCCCCTCTCCTCCATCCGCATCGGCCGCCCCATCGCCAACACCCAGCTCTACCTCCTGGATGCGCACCTGGCCCCCGTGCCGGTGGGCGTCGCGGGCGAGCTGTACATCGGCGGCGACGGCGTGACGCTGGGCTACCTCCACCGTCCGGAGCTGACGCAGGAGCGCTTCCTGCCCAACCCCTTCCGTGCCGGCGAGCGCATGTACCGCACGGGCGATTTGGCCCGCTGGCTGGCCGACGGCACCGTGGAGTACCTGGGCCGCAATGACTCGCAGGTGAAGCTGCGTGGCTTCCGCATCGAGCTGGGCGAAGTCGAGGCGGCGCTGGCCTCGCATCCGTCCCTCGCCCAGGCCGTGGCCCTCGTGCGCGAGGACCGGCCCGGTGACCGCCGTCTTGTGGCGTACCTCATCGCGCGGCCCGGCCAGACGATTCCGGCGGACGAAGCCCTGCGCGCGCACCTCAAGCAGGGGCTGCCGGAGTACATGGTGCCGCAGCACTTCGTGGCCCTGCCCGCGCTGCCGCTCACGCCGAACGGCAAGGTGGACCGCAAGGCCCTGCCCTCGCCGCAGGTGGAGTCGCAGGAGGACGCCTTCGTCGCGCCTCGCGACGAGACGGAGCAGAAGCTCGCGGCCATCTTCGCGGACGTGCTGGGGCTGCGTCGGGTGAGCGTCACGGCGGACTTCTTCCGTCTGGGCGGCCACTCGTTGCTGGCGTCGCAGGCCCTCACGCGCGCGAGCCGGGACCTGGACGTCAGCCTCACGCTGCGCCGCATGTTCGAAGCGCCCACCGTGGAGAAGCTGGCCCGGCTGGTGCGCGGCGACGACGGGGCCGCGAGCCCCGCGCAGCGCATCTCCGCCCGCGCCGGCACCGCGCCCGCGCCGCTGTCCCTCATGCAGCAGCGGCTGTGGTTCCTGGAGCAGCTCAACCCGGGCACGGCCGTCTACAACCTGCCCTCCGCGTTCCGCCTCCACGGCGCGCTGGACGTGGGCGCGCTGCGCTTCAGCTTCAACAAGCTGCTGGAGCGCCAGTCGTCCCTGCGCACCTTCGTGCGGTGGGACGAGGGCACGCCGGTGCAGCACGTGGCCCCGTCCCTGACGGTGGAGCTGGAGCCGGTGGACCTGGAGTCCGTCCCCGCGAACACGCGCGAGGAGGACCTGCTGCGCCGCCTCCAGGCGCTGGCGGACGAGTCCATCCCCATCACCGCCGCGCCGCTGTTCCGGCTGACGCTGTTCCGGCTGGGCGCCAACGAGCACGTCCTCTTCTTCATGCCCCATCACCTCATCTGGGATGGGTGGTCGTTCGACGTGTTCCTGCGCGAGCTGGACATCATCTACTCCGCGCTCACCAAGGGTCAGGAGCCCAAGCTCCCCACCCTGCCCATCCAGTACGCGGACTTCACCGAGTGGCACCGCGCCTGGCTCCAGGGAGAGGAACTAGAGCGTCAGGCGCGCTACTGGAAGGGCAAGCTCTCCGGGAACCTGCCCGCGCTGGAGCTGCCCACGGACAAGCCGCGCCCCGCGCAGATGAGCCTCAAGGGCGGCACGGAGCCCTTCGTGCTCACTGGCGCGGAGGTGGACGCCCTCACGAAGCTGGGCCGCGAGTCCAACGCGACGCTGTACATGGTGCTGCTCACGGCGTTCAAGACGCTGCTGCACCGCTACAGCGGCCAGGAGGACCTGGTCGTGGGCACGCCCATCCGGGGCCGCTCGCATCCGGAGGTCGAGGACCTGCTGGGCTTCTTCGTCAACACGCTCGTCCTGCGCACGCAGCTGGCGCCGGAGCAGACGTTCCGGCAGATGCTGGAGCGCGTGCGCACCACGTGCATGGAGGCCTTCGGCCACCAGGACATGCCCATCGAGTTGCTGATGCAGCAACTGGGGGTGCAGCGCGACCTGAGCCGCACGCCGCTGTTCCAGACGTTCTTCACCTTCCAGGACGTGCGCAACCGTGGCTCCAGCCTGGGTGACCTCACCTACGGTCAGGTGCACGTGCACGCGCACGCGACGCCGCTGGACCTGAGCTTCTGGGTGAAGGAGACGGCGAACGGCATCGTCGGCGGCATGGACTACAACACCGACCTGTTCGAGCGGGACACCGTCGTCCGCATGCTCGAGCAGATCCGCACGCTGCTGCGCGCCGCGGTGTCCGACGCGGAGGTGCCGGTGTCGCGCATGCCGCTGCTTCCCGAAACGGAGAAGCAGCGCGTGCTGGTGGACTGGAACGCCACGGAGAAGCCGTTCGACCGGAGCGCCTTCGTCCACACGCTCGTCGCCGCGCAGGCCCAGGCCACGCCCGACGCGGTGGCCCTGCGCTCCGGCGCCGTGACGCTCACGTACCAGCAGTTGATCCAGCGCGCCCACCAGGTGGCGAACGCGCTGAAGCAGGAGGGCGTCACCGCCGGGAGCCTCGTCGGTCTCTTCACCGAGCGAGGTCCGGACATGGTGGTGGGCCTCCTGGGCATCCTCGAAGCGGGCGCCGGTTACGTCCCGCTCGACCCCGGCTTCCCGCCCGAGCGGCTGGCCTTCATGGTCGAGGACGCGCAGCTCTCGCTCGTGCTCACCCAGCGCGCGCTCCAGAGCACCCTGCCCTCCACCACGGCGAAGTCGCTCTTCGTCGAGGACACCACGTCGCAGGCGGACACGGCCCCCGAGGCGCCCAGCGTCACACCCGAAGCCGTGGCGTACGTCATCTACACGTCGGGTTCGACGGGCAAGCCCAAGGGCGTGCGCGTGCCGCACCGCGCGGTGGTGAACTTCCTGGGCACCATGCAGGAGGCGCCCAGCCTCTCTGCTCAAGACGTGCTGCTGGCCGTCACCACGCTCTCCTTCGACATCGCCGTGCTGGAGCTGCTGCTGCCGCTCACCACCGGTGCCCAGGTGGTGCTCGCCTCGCGTGACACGGCTTCCGACGGGGCGCTGCTCAAGGCCGCGCTGGAGTCCAACGCCGTCACCGTCATGCAGGCCACGCCTTCCACCTGGCGCCTCCTGCTGGAGGCCGGCTGGCAGCCGCTCCCCGGCTTCAAGGCCCTCGTCGGTGGCGAGGCGCTTCCGCGTGAGCTGGCCGAGGCGCTGCTCGCCCGCGTCGGCAGCCTGTGGAACATGTACGGCCCCACGGAGACCACCGTCTGGTCCACCACCTGGCGCGTGCAGCCTCCCCTCTCCTCCATCCGCATCGGCCGGCCCATCGCCAACACCCAGCTCTACCTCCTGGATGCGCACCTGGCCCCCGTGCCGGTGGGCGTCGCGGGCGAGCTGTACATCGGCGGCGACGGCGTGACGCTGGGCTACCTCCACCGTCCGGAGCTGACGCAGGAGCGCTTCCTGCCCAACCCCTTCCGTGCCGGCGAGCGCATGTACCGCACGGGCGATTTGGCCCGCTGGCTGGCCGACGGCACCGTGGAGTACCTGGGCCGCAATGACTCGCAGGTGAAGCTGCGTGGCTTCCGCATCGAGCTGGGCGAAGTCGAGGCGGCGCTGGCCTCGCATCCGTCCCTCGCCCAGGCCGTGGCCCTCGTTCGCGAGGACCGGCCCGGTGACCGCCGTCTTGTGGCGTACCTGGTGACGAAGCCGGGACAGGCCTACACGGACACGGAGCTGCGCAAGCACCTGCGTTCTCAGCTGCCGCAGTACATGGTGCCGCAGCACTTCGTGGAGCTGGAGTCGCTGCCGCTCACGCCGAACGGCAAGGTGGACCGCAAGGCCCTGCCGCCTCCGGCGGGCACCACGCGCCCCGCCGAGGACGCCTTCGTCGCGCCGCGCACGCCGACGGAGCAGCACCTGGCGCGCATCTGGCGGGAGGTGCTCGGCATCGCGCAGGTGGGCGTGCACGACAACTTCTTCAACATCGGCGGGCACTCGCTCCTGTCGTTCCAGGTCGTGATGCGCGTCAAGAAGGAGCTGAACCAGGAGCTGCACCCGCGCACGCTCCTGCTCAACACGCTGGAGCAGGTGGCCTCGCAGCTGACGCCCGTGGCGGCGGCGCCCACGCCCACCGTCAGGACGCAGCCCGTCACGCAGACAAAGACTGCCGCCCCGGAGACTTCTGTTCCCCTGGCGCAACGCTTGTTCAATAAGCTGAAGGGGAAACTGCCGGGGCGCTCGGACTGA